The genomic region CGATCGATGTCCAGCTGAAGAAGCGCTGGGATCTGGTGCCTCAGTTGGTAGAGACGGTAAAGGGCTATGCGAAGCATGAGAAAGAGACCTTGGAGCGGATCGTGAGAGCCAGGCAGCTGGCCAAGGTGGCCGAGCATCGCATGGGAGAGCGCTTCATGCACGAGAGTGAGATTTCCAGAGATTTGCCGAATCTGATCGGCTTGGCGGAGCAGTATCCTGATTTGAAAGCGGACAAACAGTTTCTCTGGCTACAGAGGAATTTGACTGAAATCGAGAGTCAGATTTCTGCAGCGCGACGTGCCTACAATGCTGCCGTGAATGCCTATAATGACGGGATACAAATGTTCCCAGGGAGTCTGGTGGCTGGAATGTTCCACTTTGAGCGTAAGGAGTACTTTGATAATGATGCGAGTGAGAGGGGGGTAAGAAATGTCCAGCTCTAGATCGGATGTCTTTAGCCGCGCCGTGGCGAATCTGAATCCCTTGCTTTCGGAGTTAGAGCGGATGCGGGTGCATGCGCTGGGGCAGCGTGCCAAGGGTACTAAGTACATGTGGATCTCGGTCCTCTGCTGCTTGCCTTTGCTTATCTTGGGGCCTTTTGGGCTGGTGCTCGGGGGGATTGTGACGGCGATAGCCTGTGCGGTCATCTACAGCAGGTATTTTGCGAGTTTTCGTAAAGACTATGAACAGACTTTCAAGTACCGGGTGTTGACCCAGCTGACCAAGGAGGTGCAGCCGGGGCTGGAATATAGGCCTGGTGAGGGCCTGCCCCAATATGTCTTTGAGGCAGCTGGGCTACACAGCGGGGATATCGATCGTTATCATACCGAAGATCTCTTTTGTGGAAAGATCGGGGACACAGACGTGTGGTTTGCAGAGGTGAAAGCGGAGGACAAGCGCACCCGTACAAACTCCAAAGGGA from Rubritalea squalenifaciens DSM 18772 harbors:
- a CDS encoding LemA family protein encodes the protein MCVIFFLVILAAPLLVLVIIYNGHVSRRNAVEYAFSSIDVQLKKRWDLVPQLVETVKGYAKHEKETLERIVRARQLAKVAEHRMGERFMHESEISRDLPNLIGLAEQYPDLKADKQFLWLQRNLTEIESQISAARRAYNAAVNAYNDGIQMFPGSLVAGMFHFERKEYFDNDASERGVRNVQL
- a CDS encoding DUF3137 domain-containing protein, which gives rise to MSSSRSDVFSRAVANLNPLLSELERMRVHALGQRAKGTKYMWISVLCCLPLLILGPFGLVLGGIVTAIACAVIYSRYFASFRKDYEQTFKYRVLTQLTKEVQPGLEYRPGEGLPQYVFEAAGLHSGDIDRYHTEDLFCGKIGDTDVWFAEVKAEDKRTRTNSKGNTETYWVTIFEGILFIADFHKHFASDVTVMPDVGEKHFGWLGKMMQNIGGNVIRLESPDFEREFVVRGRDQVEARYILTPDMQERILQLRSVLGGSLCMAFRNSKLHLSFENHGNWFEPDYFRPSGDFSQLAQFVREMQYCCGIVEQMNLNTRIWTKD